The Pelecanus crispus isolate bPelCri1 chromosome 7, bPelCri1.pri, whole genome shotgun sequence genome includes a window with the following:
- the NR2E3 gene encoding photoreceptor-specific nuclear receptor → MAASPAGSVVSTGLDDSPTGLSPAPGKALSPVLLCKVCGDTSSGKHYGIYACNGCSGFFKRSVRRKLIYRCQAGTGLCPVDKAHRNQCQACRLKKCLQAGMNKDAVQNERQPRSTAQVRLDSIQLDAELPPEHVATTREVPLAPCPAPRGPSATDAVTLGPRAPTPPTNHRFMASLMTAETCAKLEPEDADEMVDVTGGEPERAAGEYQVAPYPEASPENIYETSARLLFMAVKWAKNLPVFSNLPFRDQVILLEEAWSELFLLCAIQWSMPLESCPLLAVPEPAPSKLLPATLDIRALQETLSRFKALSVDPTEFACMKAVVLFKPETRGLKDPEQVENLQDQSQVMLGQHNRSHYPGQPVRFGKLLLLLPALRFISSERVELLFFRRTIGNTPMEKLLCDMFKN, encoded by the exons ATGGCTGCGTCGCCGGCAGGGTCGGTGGTGAGCACTGGGCTGGATGATAGCCCCACGG ggctgagcccagccCCCGGCAAAGCGCTgagccctgtgctgctgtgcaaGGTGTGCGGGGACACCAGCAGTGGGAAGCACTACGGCATCTATGCCTGCAATGGCTGCAGCGGCTTCTTCAAGCGCAGCGTCCGCAGGAAGCTCATCTACAG GTGccaggcagggacggggctATGCCCGGTGGACAAGGCGCACCGCAACCAGTGCCAGGCCTGCCGGTTGAAGAAGTGCCTGCAAGCTGGCATGAACAAGGATG CCGTGCAGAATGAGCGCCAGCCCCGCAGCACAGCCCAAGTCCGGCTGGACAGCATCCAGCTAGATGCTGAGCTGCCCCCTGAGCACGTGGCCACCACCCGTGAGGTTCCCCtagccccctgcccagctccgcGCGGTCCCAGTGCCACTGACGCTGTCACCCTGGGTCCCCGAGCACCCACGCCGCCCACCAACCATCGCTTCATGGCCAGCCTGATGACAGCTGAGACCTGCGCCAAGCTGGAGCCCGAGGATG CCGATGAGATGGTGGATGTGACGGGCGGTGAGCCGGAGCGGGCAGCTGGCGAGTACCAGGTGGCACCATACCCAGAGGCCAGCCCTGAAAACATCTATGAGACCTCAGCACGTCTCCTCTTCATGGCCGTGAAATGGGCCAAAAACCTGCCCGTCTTCTCCAACCTGCCCTTCCGTGACCAG gtcATCCTGTTGGAGGAAGCGTGGAGTGAGCTGTTCCTGCTCTGTGCCATCCAGTGGTCCATGCCCCTGGAGAGCTGCCcactgctggctgtccccgaaCCAGCACCCAGCAAACTGCTGCCGGCCACCCTTGACATCCGGGCGCTGCAGGAGACCCTCAGCCGCTTCAAGGCATTGTCCGTCGACCCTACCGAATTCGCTTGCATGAAGGCCGTGGTGCTCTTCAAACCAG AGACCCGTGGCCTGAAGGACCCTGAGCAGGTAGAGAACCTGCAGGACCAGTCGCAGGTGATGCTGGGCCAGCACAACCGTTCTCACtaccctgggcagcctgtcag GTttgggaagctgctgctgctcctcccggCGCTGCGCTTCATCTCCTCCGAGCGTGTGGAGCTGCTCTTCTTCCGACGGACCATCGGCAACACCCCCATGGAGAAGCTGCTGTGCGACATGTTCAAGAACTga
- the LOC104029510 gene encoding uncharacterized protein LOC104029510, which translates to MNLLTQVSSSRQVVAGVASTVTFFLCEGLLGQHFDVVPDGVAEPQPGDLFLFPLASGGPSWWGAHAGVYCGDGEIIHLEGSSGMSPLGIVAKHGKSHLLRTRGPAKVLRRKGGLDAAALQQRIRAAMDQAVEYDAVTCNCVHFALTLLGLGQLDSATPAATTMPFSTSHVYQEGFVNILSNSGRISKEGFKAMKKERKKCQIYQKKGGINLNDFHSKVREAMNSKAKYHLGKNNCIHFALYLLGLMDFYMQLI; encoded by the exons ATGAACCTCCTCACCCAG GTGAGCAGCTCCAGGCAG GTGGTGGCCGGGGTGGCAAGCACGGTGACATTCTTTCTCTGCGAGGGGCTGCTGGGCCAGCACTTCGATGTGGTCCCTGATGGGGTGGCCgagccccagcctggggatctcttcctcttcccGCTGGCCTCGGGGGGCCCCAGCTGGTGGGGCGCCCATGCTGGTGTCTACTGTGGTGATGGGGAGATCATCCACCTGGAAG GCAGCTCGGGGATGTCCCCATTGGGGATTGTGGCCAAGCATGGCAAGAGCCACCTCCTGCGGACACGGGGCCCAGCCAAGGTGCTGCGGAGGAAGGGAGGGCTGGatgcagctgccctgcagcagcggATCCGGGCAGCCATGGACCAGGCAGTGGAGTACGACGCTGTCACCTGCAACTGTGTCCACTTTGCCCTCaccctgctggggctgggccagcTCGACAGTGCCACACCAGCTGCCACCACCATG cctttctccacCTCTCATGTGTATCAGGAAGGAT TTGTGAACATTTTGAGCAACAGTGGTCGGATCAGCAAGGAAGGCTTCAAAGCcatgaaaaaggagaggaagaaatgccAGATTTACCAGAAAAAAGGCGGGATCAATCTCAATGACTTCCATAGTAAAGTCAGGGAGGCGATGAACAGCAAAGCCAAGTATCACTTGGGCAAAAACAACTGCATCCACTTTGCCCTCTATCTCCTGGGCTTGATGGACTTCTACATGCAACTG ATTTAG